The following are from one region of the Stanieria sp. NIES-3757 genome:
- a CDS encoding phosphoenolpyruvate synthase, with amino-acid sequence MTKKKYICWFKDLNSENVALVGGKNASLGEMIHSLKDEGVSVPDGFATTAEAYWQFVEHNDLKEQIQSQIQVWKNKEKSLEKVGKAIRRLFYQAEFPQEIDRLIRQAYKKLSQKYDTEEVDIAARSSATAEDLPEASFAGQQETFLNVTGEEEVLEACRKCYASLFTNRAIAYREEKGFDHLQVALSVGIQKMIRSDVASAGVMFSIDTETGFPNAVIITAAWGLGENVVQGTVNPDQYTVFKPLLQPVETFHETSVQPIIGKTKGSKEKKMVYATEESSTTKNIKTSKKERQAFVLSDQEILQLAKWAVAIESHYGTPMDL; translated from the coding sequence ATGACTAAAAAAAAATATATTTGCTGGTTTAAAGATTTAAATTCTGAAAATGTGGCACTTGTTGGAGGCAAAAATGCCTCTTTAGGAGAAATGATTCATTCTCTCAAAGATGAAGGAGTTAGTGTACCTGACGGTTTTGCTACTACGGCTGAAGCTTATTGGCAATTTGTGGAACACAATGATTTAAAAGAACAGATTCAATCTCAGATTCAAGTTTGGAAAAATAAAGAAAAGTCCTTAGAAAAAGTAGGAAAAGCTATTCGTCGTTTATTTTATCAGGCAGAATTTCCTCAAGAAATTGATCGCCTTATTCGTCAAGCTTACAAAAAACTCAGTCAAAAATACGATACTGAAGAAGTAGATATTGCTGCTAGAAGTAGTGCCACAGCGGAAGATTTACCAGAAGCGAGTTTTGCTGGACAACAAGAAACTTTTCTCAACGTCACAGGAGAAGAGGAAGTTTTAGAAGCCTGTCGCAAATGTTATGCTTCTTTATTTACCAATCGTGCGATCGCTTATCGAGAAGAAAAAGGTTTCGATCATCTTCAAGTCGCCCTTTCTGTCGGGATTCAAAAGATGATCAGAAGCGATGTAGCCTCGGCTGGAGTAATGTTTTCCATCGATACAGAAACGGGTTTTCCCAATGCGGTAATTATTACTGCTGCTTGGGGTTTGGGGGAAAATGTCGTTCAAGGTACGGTTAATCCCGATCAGTATACGGTGTTTAAACCTTTGCTACAACCTGTAGAGACATTTCATGAAACGTCTGTGCAACCGATTATTGGCAAAACTAAAGGTAGCAAAGAGAAAAAGATGGTTTATGCTACCGAAGAAAGTTCAACTACAAAAAATATTAAAACTTCTAAAAAAGAACGTCAGGCTTTTGTTTTGTCTGATCAAGAGATTTTACAACTTGCTAAATGGGCGGTGGCGATTGAATCCCATTACGGTACACCAATGGATCTCTAA
- the glpK gene encoding glycerol kinase, translating into MTNQTTKYILALDLGTTGNRAIIFDRDGKVAGQAYQELTQYYPQPGWLEHDPNQIWQDTLNCIQKVLKDNQISASALAAIGLTVQRETCLLWDKTTGQPLHKAIVWQDRRTAKLCNQLKEQGKASEIQERTGLVLDAYFSATKLAWLLDWVKQNHSQIDWDNVLAGTVDTWILWNLTGGKVHATDHSNASRTMLMNLETLDWDKTLLGLFGIPKQIMPKIQPSMGSFGQTDSEIIGAAIPITAIFGDQQAALFAHGCDRPGLLKCTYGTGCFLVAQAGEQITRSQNQLLSTVAWTKQDGKANFALEGAMFTTGACIQWLRDGLQLIDSAAETDTLSRQVSDTNGVYFVPALSGLGAPHWDMNARGAFFGITGGVKREHMVRAVLEAIAYQVKEVVDAINLDCDAPVALLKVDGGAAQNDFLMQFQADVLGIPVERPAIVDATAQGAAFGAGLVVGFWNDYSSLVSNSAVDRIFRPSKDSADTQANFKIWQKAVARAKNWI; encoded by the coding sequence ATGACTAATCAAACAACTAAATACATTCTCGCTCTTGACTTAGGAACGACAGGCAACCGGGCAATTATTTTTGATCGAGATGGGAAAGTTGCAGGTCAAGCTTATCAAGAACTTACTCAATACTATCCTCAACCAGGATGGCTCGAACACGACCCTAATCAAATTTGGCAAGATACGCTTAATTGTATTCAAAAAGTCTTAAAAGATAATCAAATATCTGCTTCTGCTTTAGCTGCCATTGGTTTAACCGTACAAAGAGAAACTTGTTTACTCTGGGATAAAACGACAGGTCAACCTCTACATAAAGCTATTGTCTGGCAAGATCGTCGTACAGCCAAATTGTGTAATCAATTAAAAGAACAGGGTAAAGCGTCAGAAATTCAAGAACGGACTGGTTTAGTCCTAGATGCTTATTTTTCTGCTACTAAACTTGCTTGGTTATTAGATTGGGTTAAACAAAATCACTCCCAGATCGATTGGGATAATGTTCTTGCTGGAACAGTAGATACTTGGATTCTGTGGAATTTAACGGGGGGAAAAGTCCACGCTACGGATCATAGTAACGCCAGTCGCACGATGTTAATGAATTTAGAAACTCTCGATTGGGATAAAACATTATTAGGATTATTTGGTATTCCTAAACAGATAATGCCGAAAATTCAACCAAGTATGGGGAGTTTTGGTCAGACTGACTCAGAAATCATTGGTGCAGCAATTCCTATTACAGCTATTTTTGGCGACCAACAAGCAGCTTTATTTGCCCATGGATGCGATCGCCCTGGTTTATTAAAATGCACTTATGGTACGGGTTGTTTTCTAGTAGCTCAAGCAGGAGAACAGATTACTCGTTCTCAAAATCAACTACTTTCTACAGTTGCCTGGACGAAACAGGATGGTAAGGCAAATTTTGCTTTGGAAGGGGCAATGTTTACTACAGGAGCTTGTATTCAATGGTTGCGTGATGGCTTACAACTGATTGACTCGGCTGCTGAAACAGATACTTTATCCCGTCAGGTATCCGATACTAATGGAGTTTATTTCGTTCCTGCTTTAAGTGGTTTGGGCGCGCCTCACTGGGATATGAATGCTCGCGGAGCATTTTTCGGTATTACAGGCGGTGTCAAACGAGAACACATGGTAAGAGCCGTCTTAGAAGCGATCGCTTATCAAGTCAAAGAGGTGGTAGACGCAATTAATCTAGATTGTGATGCACCTGTAGCTTTATTAAAAGTGGATGGTGGTGCTGCTCAAAATGACTTTTTAATGCAGTTTCAAGCAGATGTCCTAGGCATTCCTGTGGAACGTCCTGCTATTGTCGATGCTACCGCCCAAGGCGCAGCTTTTGGAGCAGGTTTAGTGGTTGGTTTCTGGAATGATTACAGTAGTTTAGTTTCTAATAGCGCAGTCGACCGAATTTTTAGACCAAGTAAAGATTCAGCAGACACTCAAGCCAATTTTAAAATCTGGCAAAAAGCAGTAGCAAGAGCTAAAAACTGGATTTAA
- a CDS encoding two-component hybrid sensor and regulator, with product MNFFSLDQILNRDPVIVNPTTPLIEIIGQMNQSSVANCNFNKDDYRLNQSPRFPADCILVMADSKLVGIFTKSDLVRLIAEDRTLAEMSIDEAMTQPVTTFLETEVQDLSAILNLINQHKIHHLPILDKDNQLLGIITHNSLLQALETKEMYGVDTLELDELYNHTPCGYHFLDSEGRFVRINDTELKMLGYSREEVLGRKFSDLITSESLITFQSNFPNLPERGWVRDIEFQLIRKNGTILPVALSATAVKDKTGNFLMSRSIVIDISERKQVEFALWETQHQLQAILNNSPAVIYLIDSENRHLLVNRSYAKLLSTTPESLSGKSIYQVWSTEFADTFAANNQQVLQGNQAIEVEEIVPHADELHTYITIKFPLHDAKGIPYAVCGISTDITERKLSEEKIREQATLIDIASDAIFVRDLSNQILFWNQGAERLYGWKAEEVRNRVVHELSSLESLVQLETALNITINQGKWNGELKQLTKDGREIIVASRWTLMYDQQNNPQSILVVNTDITEKKQLERQLLHAQRLESIGTLAGGIAHDLNNILTPIVSLAQLLPLKIPNLDESTLQLLTIVRNSALRGTEIIQQVLQFSRETETVWQSVILPQLLEEVLKLIRETFPKSIIIEEYISPNLWQVHGDSTQLNQVLMNLCVNARDAMPNGGKLVISAENIYLNKQYSGKNSKLEIGNYILITVTDTGIGIPKNIIDRIFDPFFTTKEPGQGTGLGLSTTIGIVKNHGGAIEVESEPEKGTQFQIYLPASEAIAITEAIFSKTIPVGQGELILVVDDEVPIREVTKATLETHNYQVITANDGLEAIAVYAQHHQVIEVVLMDLTMPEMDGLTAMRALKKINPHVKLIATSGLATKEKITTAESIGIKAFLVKPYTAEKLLLILSKAVGN from the coding sequence ATGAATTTTTTTTCTCTCGACCAAATTCTTAATCGCGATCCTGTGATCGTCAACCCTACAACTCCTCTAATTGAGATTATTGGTCAGATGAATCAAAGTAGTGTGGCTAATTGTAATTTTAATAAAGATGATTATAGATTAAACCAATCGCCTCGCTTCCCTGCCGACTGTATCTTAGTAATGGCAGATTCAAAACTAGTAGGAATTTTTACCAAAAGCGACTTAGTGCGCTTAATTGCCGAAGACAGAACGTTAGCAGAAATGAGTATAGATGAGGCAATGACTCAGCCTGTAACTACTTTCTTAGAAACCGAAGTTCAAGATTTATCTGCCATTCTTAATTTAATCAACCAACATAAAATTCATCACTTACCGATTCTTGACAAAGACAATCAGTTACTAGGAATTATTACTCACAATAGCTTACTACAAGCACTCGAAACAAAAGAAATGTATGGAGTAGATACATTAGAGTTAGACGAACTCTATAATCACACCCCTTGTGGCTATCATTTTTTGGACTCAGAAGGACGCTTCGTTCGCATTAACGATACCGAACTCAAAATGTTGGGCTACAGCAGAGAAGAAGTTTTGGGGCGTAAATTTTCTGACTTAATTACTTCTGAAAGCTTAATAACTTTTCAGTCAAATTTTCCAAATTTACCAGAGCGAGGTTGGGTTCGAGATATTGAATTTCAATTAATTCGTAAAAATGGCACGATCCTACCTGTTGCTTTGAGTGCAACGGCTGTTAAAGACAAAACAGGAAACTTTTTGATGAGTCGCTCAATAGTTATCGATATCAGCGAACGTAAACAAGTTGAATTTGCTCTATGGGAAACACAACATCAGCTTCAAGCAATACTCAACAACTCGCCTGCTGTCATTTATCTAATCGATTCCGAAAATAGACATCTTTTGGTCAATCGCAGTTATGCCAAACTCCTGTCCACGACTCCAGAAAGTCTGAGTGGTAAAAGCATTTATCAAGTCTGGTCGACTGAATTTGCCGATACCTTCGCAGCCAATAATCAACAGGTGCTTCAAGGCAATCAAGCAATTGAAGTAGAAGAGATTGTTCCTCATGCAGATGAGCTCCACACCTATATCACTATCAAGTTTCCGTTGCATGATGCGAAGGGTATTCCTTACGCAGTCTGTGGAATTTCAACAGACATTACAGAGCGTAAACTCTCAGAAGAGAAAATCCGCGAACAAGCTACTTTAATCGATATTGCCAGCGATGCGATTTTTGTCCGCGATTTGTCAAACCAAATTTTATTCTGGAATCAAGGGGCAGAACGGTTGTATGGTTGGAAGGCAGAAGAGGTTAGGAATCGAGTAGTACATGAGCTATCTTCTCTAGAATCCTTAGTTCAACTTGAAACGGCTCTTAATATTACAATCAATCAAGGCAAGTGGAATGGCGAACTAAAACAACTTACCAAAGATGGTCGAGAAATTATTGTGGCAAGTCGCTGGACTTTAATGTACGACCAACAGAATAATCCACAATCAATTCTAGTCGTCAATACCGATATCACTGAGAAAAAACAATTAGAAAGGCAGTTACTCCACGCTCAACGTCTAGAGAGTATCGGTACTCTAGCAGGAGGAATTGCCCACGACCTTAATAATATTTTGACTCCCATTGTGAGCCTGGCTCAACTTTTGCCATTAAAGATTCCTAATCTAGATGAATCGACTTTGCAACTGCTAACCATAGTTAGAAATAGTGCGCTACGTGGTACTGAGATCATCCAGCAAGTGCTACAGTTTTCGCGGGAGACGGAAACTGTATGGCAATCGGTAATCCTTCCTCAACTGCTTGAGGAAGTTCTGAAGCTGATACGAGAAACTTTTCCCAAATCAATTATCATTGAGGAATATATTTCGCCTAATTTGTGGCAGGTTCATGGTGATTCTACTCAACTAAATCAGGTCTTAATGAACCTCTGTGTTAATGCTCGCGATGCTATGCCCAATGGTGGAAAGTTAGTTATTTCTGCCGAAAATATTTATTTAAACAAGCAATATTCTGGCAAGAATTCAAAGCTAGAAATTGGCAATTACATTTTGATTACTGTTACTGATACGGGGATTGGTATTCCCAAAAATATAATCGACCGTATTTTCGATCCTTTTTTTACCACTAAAGAACCTGGTCAGGGAACGGGATTAGGTCTGTCTACGACCATTGGCATTGTCAAAAATCATGGGGGAGCAATTGAGGTTGAAAGCGAGCCAGAAAAAGGTACTCAATTTCAGATTTATTTACCTGCATCAGAAGCCATAGCAATAACTGAAGCAATATTTAGTAAGACTATACCTGTTGGACAGGGAGAATTAATTTTGGTTGTTGATGATGAAGTCCCGATTCGAGAAGTTACTAAAGCTACTTTAGAAACTCACAACTACCAAGTTATTACCGCTAATGATGGTCTTGAAGCGATCGCAGTTTATGCTCAACATCACCAGGTAATTGAGGTGGTTTTGATGGATTTGACAATGCCTGAAATGGATGGTTTGACTGCTATGCGTGCCTTGAAAAAAATTAATCCTCATGTCAAGCTGATTGCTACCAGTGGACTGGCAACCAAAGAAAAAATTACTACAGCCGAATCAATTGGCATCAAAGCTTTTCTGGTCAAACCTTACACGGCAGAGAAATTGTTGTTAATTTTAAGTAAAGCGGTTGGAAATTAA
- a CDS encoding phosphoenolpyruvate synthase: protein MTDPDWVPIMKRVAGIITDYGGRTCHAAIVSRELGIPAIVGTGDATRILEKGQEVTISCAEGDRGLVYEGKLEFATEEIDLDDIPETKTQIMINIASPAAAFRWWRLPAEGIGLARMEFIINNIIKIHPMALIHYDQLEDKKAWRQIRDLTQGYKDKRAYFVENLAYGIGKIAASQFPHPIIVRMSDFKTNEYANLIGGQQFEPKEENPMLGFRGASRYYSDRYKEGFALECQAVKQVREVMGFDNVIIMIPFCRTLEEADKVIEVLAENGLKRGEKGLEVYVMAEIPSNIELADEFAERFDGFSIGSNDLTQLVLGVDRDSSELSHLFDERNLAVKRMIQRLIDTAKAKDRKVGICGQAPSDYPDFATFLVEAGIDSISLNPDSVIQVKRQIAEQEKGKKQKSTGKSKKSKSKS, encoded by the coding sequence ATGACCGACCCCGATTGGGTTCCAATTATGAAGCGAGTGGCAGGAATTATAACTGATTACGGTGGGCGCACCTGTCATGCAGCCATTGTTAGTCGCGAATTGGGCATTCCTGCGATTGTGGGAACAGGAGATGCTACCCGCATTTTAGAAAAGGGACAAGAAGTAACGATCTCTTGTGCCGAAGGCGATCGCGGTTTGGTTTATGAGGGTAAATTAGAGTTTGCTACCGAAGAAATCGATCTCGATGACATTCCAGAAACCAAAACTCAAATCATGATAAATATTGCCTCTCCTGCTGCTGCCTTTCGTTGGTGGCGACTTCCTGCGGAGGGAATTGGTTTGGCAAGGATGGAATTTATTATTAACAACATTATTAAAATTCATCCTATGGCGTTGATTCATTACGACCAGTTGGAAGATAAGAAAGCTTGGCGACAAATTCGCGACCTTACCCAAGGATACAAAGATAAACGAGCTTATTTCGTCGAAAATCTGGCTTATGGAATCGGTAAGATTGCTGCTTCCCAATTTCCCCATCCCATTATTGTTCGCATGAGTGACTTTAAAACCAATGAATATGCAAATCTGATCGGTGGACAGCAGTTTGAACCCAAAGAAGAAAATCCCATGCTTGGTTTTCGCGGTGCATCCCGTTACTACAGCGATCGCTATAAAGAAGGATTTGCCCTCGAATGTCAGGCAGTCAAGCAAGTCAGGGAAGTAATGGGTTTTGATAATGTTATTATCATGATTCCCTTCTGTCGAACCTTGGAAGAAGCAGACAAAGTAATCGAAGTTTTAGCAGAAAATGGCTTAAAGAGAGGAGAAAAAGGCTTAGAGGTTTACGTCATGGCAGAAATTCCTTCTAATATTGAGTTAGCAGATGAATTTGCCGAACGTTTTGACGGTTTTTCCATCGGTAGTAATGATCTAACCCAACTAGTTTTAGGAGTTGATCGCGATTCTTCTGAATTATCCCATCTCTTTGACGAACGCAATCTCGCCGTTAAACGGATGATTCAACGTCTGATCGATACTGCTAAAGCAAAAGACCGTAAAGTAGGCATTTGCGGACAAGCACCGAGCGATTATCCTGATTTTGCTACTTTTTTAGTAGAAGCAGGAATAGATTCAATTTCTCTCAATCCCGATAGTGTGATTCAGGTAAAACGTCAGATTGCCGAACAGGAGAAAGGTAAAAAGCAAAAATCAACAGGGAAAAGTAAAAAGTCAAAAAGCAAAAGTTAA
- a CDS encoding 6-phosphogluconate dehydrogenase NAD-binding protein yields MTNKKIAFLGLGLMGGAMAANIARRGYRVKAWNRTKNRPGIATAAEAGATIVDSIQSAVADAEIIFSCVGDVPDVEEVLLGKSGVIQYAQPSALVVDMSTIGSQAAKEMASQLNQHQLRFLDAPVSGGDIGAINGTLTIMVGGEPQDFAECQPLFEAMGQNIRLCGLVGSGQGVKMCNQILCSLYMVGLCEAMTMAKKQGIDPNLIVEVCGTGAAGSWALANLGPKIIESDYNPGFAIKHILKDLRLVQEIIQASGENLPGVQLADRLFKLVQTLDNGQGGEQGTQAMIRAYDSEQ; encoded by the coding sequence ATGACTAATAAAAAAATTGCTTTTTTAGGACTAGGATTAATGGGCGGTGCCATGGCTGCTAATATTGCTCGTCGAGGTTATCGAGTCAAGGCTTGGAATCGAACTAAAAACCGCCCTGGAATAGCTACTGCTGCTGAAGCTGGTGCAACTATAGTTGATTCTATCCAATCTGCTGTAGCAGATGCAGAGATTATTTTTTCGTGTGTAGGTGATGTTCCCGACGTGGAAGAAGTATTATTGGGCAAGTCAGGAGTAATACAATATGCTCAACCTAGTGCTTTGGTAGTCGACATGAGTACCATCGGTAGCCAGGCAGCTAAAGAAATGGCTAGCCAATTAAATCAACATCAACTTCGTTTTCTCGATGCACCTGTTTCTGGAGGAGATATTGGGGCAATTAACGGAACTCTTACGATTATGGTAGGAGGTGAACCTCAAGACTTTGCAGAATGCCAACCCTTATTTGAAGCAATGGGTCAAAATATTCGTCTTTGTGGTTTAGTTGGTAGTGGACAAGGGGTGAAAATGTGCAATCAAATCCTTTGTTCTCTTTACATGGTAGGTTTATGCGAGGCAATGACTATGGCAAAAAAACAAGGCATCGATCCGAATTTAATTGTAGAAGTTTGCGGTACTGGTGCTGCTGGTTCTTGGGCATTAGCTAATTTAGGTCCTAAAATTATTGAATCTGATTATAATCCAGGTTTTGCGATCAAACACATTCTCAAAGATTTACGTTTAGTACAAGAAATTATCCAAGCTTCAGGCGAAAATTTACCAGGAGTTCAATTAGCAGATCGTTTATTTAAACTGGTTCAAACCCTCGATAATGGTCAAGGAGGGGAACAAGGAACACAAGCAATGATTAGAGCTTATGACAGTGAACAGTAG
- a CDS encoding cob(I)alamin adenosyltransferase yields MTTDEQYKQKMQRRKEVQEQRLAEKNLEKGLIIVNTGNGKGKTTAALGMVLRSLGHGYKVAIIQFIKGAWEPAEKAVLEQWQGQLQFHAMGEGFTWETQDRERDTEKAIAAWQKGLEYILNPEYKLVLLDEINVALKLGYLDVAEVLAGLAQKPANSHVILTGRGAPPELIEQADLVTEMTLVKHPFREQGVKAQPGIEF; encoded by the coding sequence ATGACAACGGACGAACAATATAAACAAAAAATGCAGAGGCGTAAAGAAGTACAAGAACAACGCTTGGCAGAAAAAAATCTCGAAAAAGGATTAATTATTGTCAATACTGGCAATGGGAAGGGAAAAACTACCGCTGCTTTAGGAATGGTGTTGCGTTCTCTCGGTCATGGCTACAAAGTTGCAATTATTCAGTTTATTAAAGGTGCTTGGGAACCAGCCGAAAAAGCAGTTTTAGAACAATGGCAAGGACAATTACAGTTTCATGCAATGGGGGAAGGTTTTACCTGGGAAACTCAAGACCGAGAAAGAGATACAGAAAAAGCGATCGCAGCATGGCAGAAGGGGTTGGAATATATTCTTAATCCTGAATACAAGTTAGTTTTACTTGATGAAATTAACGTTGCGCTCAAACTTGGTTATCTAGATGTGGCTGAAGTTTTAGCTGGTCTAGCACAAAAGCCTGCTAACTCTCACGTAATCCTAACTGGTAGAGGCGCGCCTCCAGAATTGATTGAGCAAGCAGACTTAGTGACTGAAATGACCTTAGTTAAACATCCTTTCCGCGAACAAGGGGTTAAAGCACAACCAGGAATTGAGTTTTAA
- a CDS encoding KAP P-loop domain protein, with the protein MNTEQLKDAIATYLETSETEYAIMINGEWGSGKTYFWKETIESELENFNLISIYVSLYGLTSVEEIEQKIIYSLLNLSGKNTKNKYDLSPLLSEAPKYIFNIYNWLNEENKIDFKGTSFKPLVDLGSTFVKDFILNNTLFKCSEQYVFCFDDLERVDINRSNIFGYINKFVEHHHIKTVLISNEDQFCKEDEKEREYYKITKEKLVGYTFNIKPSFEDTIDQFIEGYDDSFKQIIRKHKALIIRLVEANGNKNLRIVKNCLSISNHIFQELNKIEYSITTINEELIRFIFAVNLEVKTGKADLDELFKLCTEGHQPFANIQSPRRNYRQYNSNKDITIETPKEESEEKKEYSEKFIHSYYIDFDGSHYDCSISYTKFTSIYNYIVKGYFDENKFKEEINERQNLENTPKLKLFNNYFELSNDEFEQVIKEYIDELKQDRINTLSNLIKLTEYLFYFASIKLIKKTKEQIKDIFKNTIKRQYKNNKLFYLNENIGNDYSILPEIEKKDKNYKYIIRFSKRVNKLLAKKQRYNNASQLIDLLEEGWQKFWDEICIGYQIKPIFAYLDVNKFASVLIKLENPVIVRFTRWIKNRYKTSNIKDFLSIEYQNLKQLNDLLKNYVEEHSNNKKLNHHLITELYEEIDRACEKLK; encoded by the coding sequence ATGAACACCGAACAATTAAAAGATGCGATCGCTACTTATTTAGAAACTTCAGAAACTGAATATGCAATCATGATTAATGGTGAATGGGGAAGTGGTAAAACTTATTTCTGGAAAGAGACAATCGAATCTGAATTAGAAAATTTTAATCTAATTTCTATTTATGTCAGTTTATATGGATTAACTTCAGTTGAAGAGATAGAGCAAAAAATTATTTACAGTTTACTCAATTTATCTGGTAAGAATACAAAGAACAAATACGATCTATCACCACTATTATCAGAAGCTCCCAAGTATATTTTTAACATTTATAATTGGCTCAATGAAGAAAATAAAATTGATTTTAAAGGTACTAGTTTTAAGCCTCTTGTTGATTTGGGTTCTACGTTTGTCAAAGATTTTATTTTAAACAATACGTTATTTAAGTGTAGCGAGCAATATGTTTTTTGTTTTGATGATTTAGAGCGAGTTGACATTAATAGATCGAATATTTTTGGCTACATAAATAAATTTGTAGAACATCATCATATCAAAACAGTACTAATCTCTAACGAAGACCAATTTTGCAAAGAAGATGAAAAAGAACGAGAATATTACAAAATTACCAAAGAAAAATTGGTAGGTTATACATTTAATATCAAGCCTTCTTTTGAAGATACAATCGATCAATTTATTGAAGGATATGACGACTCCTTTAAACAAATCATTAGAAAACACAAAGCTCTCATAATCAGGTTGGTAGAAGCTAACGGCAATAAAAATCTTAGAATAGTCAAAAATTGCTTGAGTATTAGCAATCACATTTTTCAAGAACTCAATAAAATAGAATATTCGATTACTACTATTAATGAAGAGCTTATCAGATTTATTTTTGCTGTAAATCTAGAAGTAAAAACTGGTAAAGCCGATCTAGATGAATTGTTTAAATTATGCACTGAAGGTCATCAACCATTTGCTAATATTCAGTCTCCCCGCCGAAATTATAGACAATACAACTCTAATAAAGATATTACAATTGAAACACCTAAAGAAGAATCAGAAGAAAAAAAAGAATATTCAGAAAAATTTATACATAGTTATTACATAGATTTTGATGGGAGTCATTATGATTGTTCAATCTCCTACACTAAATTTACTTCAATATATAATTACATAGTCAAAGGATATTTTGATGAAAATAAATTCAAAGAAGAAATCAATGAAAGGCAAAACTTAGAAAATACTCCTAAATTAAAGCTTTTCAATAACTATTTTGAATTATCAAATGATGAGTTTGAACAAGTAATCAAAGAATATATTGATGAGCTCAAACAGGATCGAATTAATACATTAAGTAATTTGATTAAACTAACTGAATATTTATTTTATTTTGCCAGTATAAAATTAATCAAGAAAACTAAAGAACAAATTAAAGATATTTTTAAAAATACTATCAAGCGTCAATATAAAAATAATAAATTGTTTTATTTAAATGAAAATATTGGCAATGACTATTCGATTTTACCAGAAATAGAAAAAAAAGATAAAAATTACAAATATATCATCAGATTTTCTAAAAGAGTTAATAAGCTTTTAGCTAAAAAACAACGATATAATAATGCCTCTCAATTAATTGATTTACTAGAAGAAGGTTGGCAGAAGTTCTGGGATGAAATTTGTATAGGGTATCAAATAAAACCAATATTTGCTTATTTGGATGTAAATAAATTTGCCTCGGTTTTAATTAAATTAGAAAATCCAGTAATTGTAAGGTTTACTAGATGGATAAAAAATAGATATAAAACTAGTAATATTAAGGATTTTTTATCAATTGAATATCAAAATCTTAAGCAGTTAAATGATCTACTTAAAAATTATGTAGAGGAGCATAGCAATAACAAAAAGTTAAATCATCATTTAATTACTGAATTATACGAAGAAATCGATCGCGCTTGTGAAAAATTAAAATAA